In a single window of the Magnolia sinica isolate HGM2019 chromosome 7, MsV1, whole genome shotgun sequence genome:
- the LOC131250993 gene encoding UDP-rhamnose/UDP-galactose transporter 3-like isoform X3 has product MIPRNGKSNSDVLVKSQMLLLEAREDSSLNDKTIDSFDGNTFCILLMPVFNGDFQTSLLGNSTTKVQFCVEAMTLTGFHFAVTALVGLVSNATSHSASKHVPLWELLWFSIVANMSITGMNLSLMLNSVGFYQISKLSMILVVCVMEWILHSKRYSREVKMAVIVVVVGVGVCTVTDVKVNAKGFLCACVAVFATSLQQIDCMWA; this is encoded by the exons ATGATACCCAGAAATGGAAAGTCCAACAGTGATGTTCTTGTCAAATCTCAGATGCTCCTCTTGGAAGCAAGGGAAGATTCTTCACTTAATGACAAAACCATCGACTCATTTGATGGGAACACATTCTGCATACTGTTAATGCCTGTGTTTAATGGTGATTTTCAAACCAGTTTGCTGGGGAATTCTACCACCAAGGTTCAGTTCTGCGTTGAAG CCATGACTTTAACTGGATTCCACTTCGCGGTGACTGCTTTGGTTGGTTTGGTTTCAAATGCTACCAGTCATTCTGCATCGAAGCATGTGCCTTTGTGGGAGCTTCTATGGTTCTCGATTGTGGCTAACATGTCCATCACTGGGATGAACTTGAGCCTTATGCTCAACTCTGTCGGATTTTATCAG ATTTCAAAGCTGAGCATGATTCTGGTGGTTTGTGTAATGGAATGGATACTTCATAGCAAACGTTACTCAAGAGAAGTGAAGATGGCTGTGATTGTAGTTGTTGTAGGCGTTGGTGTCTGTACGGTAACGGATGTAAAAGTGAATGCCAAGGGTTTTCTTTGTGCTTGCGTAGCTGTCTTTGCCACATCCTTGCAGCAAATT GACTGCATGTGGGCTTAG
- the LOC131250995 gene encoding geraniol 8-hydroxylase-like, translated as MICNTQMFTTTRLAANQSLRRYKVQDLIIHMHEHCLAGRPVHIGQAIFATIFNLISNTIFSIDLVDPDSDSAQEFKDVVWEIMKESGRTNLGDYFSVLRLIDIQGIRRRTTGCYKKLYRIFDEMIAQRTLSRSTLSDSPRRNDFLDVLLDQKDKNDFEFSYDNIKAVLADLFIAGSETSSTTVEWAMAEFLRNPDCMAKARMELTETISSGQQVEESDIDCLPYLQAIVKETLRLHPPIPFIFRKTIMDVEISGFAIPKNTCVPVNVWAIGRDPDVWADLLSFLPQRFLGSDIDFKGQDFELISFGSGRRICPGLPLAFRMVHLMLASLLHSFDWKLPNGMMPYDMDMSSKFGLTLQLAAPLCAIPMLDG; from the exons ATGATATGCAATACACAAATGTTCACAACAACAAGGCTAGCAGCCAACCAAAGCCTTCGCCGCTACAAAGTGCAAGATCTAATCATTCACATGCATGAGCATTGCCTAGCAGGAAGACCAGTCCATATTGGCCAAGCCATCTTCGCTACCATCTTCAACTTGATCTCTAATACCATATTCTCTATAGATTTGGTAGATCCCGACTCCGATTCTGCGCAAGAATTCAAGGATGTAGTTTGGGAAATTATGAAAGAGAGTGGAAGGACGAACCTAGGGGACTATTTCTCAGTGCTGAGGTTGATCGACATACAAGGCATTAGGCGTCGCACTACTGGCTGTTACAAAAAATTGTACAGAATTTTCGATGAAATGATTGCCCAACGAACATTATCTAGATCGACATTATCTGATTCTCCTAGAAGAAATGACTTCCTCGATGTGCTTCTCGATCAGAAGGATAAGAATGACTTTGAATTTTCCTACGATAATATCAAGGCAGTACTTGCG GATCTATTTATTGCTGGAAGTGAAACAAGCTCAACCACTGTAGAATGGGCCATGGCAGAGTTTCTCCGCAACCCAGATTGCATGGCAAAGGCTCGAATGGAACTTACGGAGACAATTAGCTCAGGACAACAAGTGGAAGAGTCAGACATCGACTGTCTCCCATATCTACAAGCCATTGTGAAGGAGACCTTGCGTTTACATCCAccaattccattcatttttcgCAAAACTATAATGGATGTAGAAATAAGTGGTTTTGCCATACCCAAGAACACCTGTGTTCCAGTGAATGTTTGGGCAATAGGGAGAGATCCCGACGTTTGGGCTGACCTACTCTCCTTCTTGCCCCAAAGGTTTTTGGGGAGTGACATTGACTTCAAAGGTCAAGATTTCGAGCTCATTTCGTTTGGATCGGGCCGGAGGATTTGCCCAGGCTTGCCACTTGCATTTAGGATGGTCCATCTAATGTTGGCCTCTCTTCTGCATTCGTTCGACTGGAAACTTCCCAATGGAATGATGCCATATGATATGGACATGAGCTCCAAGTTCGGCCTCACTCTACAATTAGCTGCCCCTCTTTGTGCTATCCCTATGCTAGATGGCTAG